In Burkholderia sp. GAS332, one DNA window encodes the following:
- a CDS encoding flagellar motor switch protein FliM encodes MGHEEFMSQEEVDALLKGVTGESDSEAEQTDRSGVRPYNIATQERIVRGRMPGLEIINDRFARLLRVGIFNFMRRSAEISVGPVKVVKYSEFTRNLPIPTNLNLVHVKPLRGTSLFVFDPNLVFFVVDNLFGGDGRFHTRVEGRDFTATEQRIIMKLLNLTFEHYAASWKSVRPLQFEFVRSEMHTQFANVATPNEIVIVTQFSIEFGTTGGTLHICMPYSMIEPIRDILSSPIQGEALEVDRRWVRVLSQQVQAAEVELSADLAEVPVTFEQILNMRKGDVLPINIPEHITAKVDGVPVMECGYGIFNGQYALRVQKMISAADTMKDGGYE; translated from the coding sequence ATGGGCCACGAAGAGTTCATGTCCCAGGAGGAGGTCGATGCCCTCCTCAAGGGCGTCACCGGCGAGTCCGACTCGGAAGCCGAGCAGACCGACCGCTCAGGCGTACGCCCGTACAACATCGCGACGCAGGAACGCATCGTCCGCGGCCGGATGCCCGGCCTCGAAATCATCAACGACCGTTTCGCGCGCCTGTTGCGCGTGGGTATCTTCAACTTCATGCGACGCTCGGCGGAAATCTCCGTCGGCCCGGTGAAGGTGGTGAAATACAGCGAATTCACCCGCAACCTGCCGATCCCGACCAACCTGAACCTGGTCCATGTGAAGCCGTTGCGCGGCACGTCGCTGTTCGTGTTCGACCCGAATCTGGTGTTCTTCGTGGTCGATAACCTGTTCGGCGGCGACGGGCGTTTCCATACCCGCGTCGAAGGCCGCGATTTCACGGCAACCGAGCAGCGCATCATCATGAAGCTGCTCAATCTCACGTTCGAACACTACGCGGCGTCGTGGAAAAGCGTGCGCCCGCTGCAGTTCGAATTCGTACGCTCGGAAATGCATACGCAGTTCGCCAACGTGGCGACGCCGAACGAAATCGTCATCGTCACGCAGTTCTCGATCGAGTTCGGCACGACGGGCGGCACGCTGCACATCTGCATGCCGTATTCGATGATCGAACCTATCCGCGACATTCTCTCGTCGCCGATCCAGGGCGAGGCGCTCGAAGTCGACCGCCGCTGGGTCCGGGTGTTGTCGCAACAGGTGCAGGCAGCAGAAGTGGAACTGAGCGCCGACCTCGCCGAGGTGCCGGTCACGTTCGAACAGATCCTGAACATGCGCAAAGGCGATGTTCTGCCGATCAACATCCCCGAACACATCACGGCGAAAGTCGACGGTGTGCCGGTGATGGAGTGCGGCTACGGAATTTTCAATGGTCAGTACGCGTTGCGGGTCCAGAAAATGATCAGCGCAGCCGACACGATGAAGGATGGTGGATATGAGTGA
- a CDS encoding flagellar FliL protein, giving the protein MATTTANQQAAPASPGPLKRILLIVVIALLAAGAAGAGVWFYMSQRSPAPASAATASAPAPLAVPLFFPLESMTVNLQSDDGQQHFLRIGLTLKLNDPKTQQELSDHMPEVRSRILLALSNKHPEDLAPLEGKRALATELQTLIEQPTDKGAAPIHVQDVLFTEFVVQ; this is encoded by the coding sequence ATGGCAACCACGACCGCAAACCAGCAAGCCGCGCCCGCCTCGCCGGGCCCCTTGAAGCGCATCCTCCTGATCGTCGTCATCGCGCTCCTCGCCGCAGGCGCTGCCGGCGCGGGTGTGTGGTTCTACATGTCCCAGCGCAGCCCGGCCCCCGCCTCAGCGGCAACGGCCAGCGCGCCGGCGCCATTGGCCGTGCCGCTGTTCTTCCCGCTCGAATCGATGACGGTCAACCTGCAATCGGACGACGGTCAACAACACTTCCTGCGTATCGGCCTGACCCTCAAGCTCAACGACCCGAAAACCCAGCAGGAACTCTCCGACCATATGCCGGAAGTGCGCAGCCGCATCCTCCTCGCCCTGTCGAACAAACACCCGGAAGACCTCGCGCCGCTCGAAGGCAAACGCGCGCTCGCCACCGAACTCCAGACACTGATCGAACAGCCGACCGATAAAGGCGCGGCGCCGATCCACGTCCAGGACGTGCTGTTCACCGAATTCGTCGTGCAGTGA
- a CDS encoding Transposase DDE domain-containing protein — protein sequence MAALMMSGMRSSVQAELDGLFGALHGQTVRTRAVSAQAFSKARRGLSAELFELARARLIELAQPYIDSMRWNGLRLVAADGSRLRVGTREGHDLRADHYAFALFLPGPELTLHAALHPADGSERQMLFEALDVLQPHTDLLLLDRGYLGNMMVAALAQREIPFCLRVDARAWTCVTAFARSGEAERFVTLAAPDEQDALDYELVRTPTTVRLIRDVTPGGRVRVLMTSLLDRQRYPAATFGALYHQRWRIEEAFKRLKHRLRLEAVTGLDYLALQQDFGAKTVADNLCTLLSDLDDASHDDAPASRPDRVYALGALKPILGACLLRIEHCLNLLPKVMPAIHQARCRIQPSRSYPRPPRKAKPHHHLAYKLA from the coding sequence ATGGCAGCGTTGATGATGTCGGGCATGCGCTCGAGCGTGCAGGCCGAGCTCGATGGGCTGTTTGGCGCGTTGCACGGGCAAACGGTGCGCACCCGGGCGGTAAGTGCACAGGCCTTCAGCAAGGCGCGCCGCGGCCTGTCGGCCGAGCTGTTCGAACTGGCCCGCGCGCGCCTGATCGAGCTGGCCCAACCCTACATTGATTCGATGCGCTGGAATGGCCTGAGGCTGGTCGCAGCCGACGGTAGCCGTCTGCGGGTAGGCACGCGCGAAGGCCATGATCTGCGCGCCGACCACTACGCATTTGCGCTGTTCCTGCCGGGGCCCGAACTGACCCTGCACGCCGCGCTTCATCCGGCCGACGGCTCCGAGCGGCAGATGCTGTTCGAAGCGCTGGACGTACTGCAACCGCACACCGATCTGCTGCTGCTCGATCGCGGCTATCTCGGCAACATGATGGTAGCCGCCCTGGCACAGCGCGAGATCCCGTTCTGTCTACGCGTGGATGCACGCGCCTGGACGTGCGTCACCGCCTTTGCGCGCAGTGGCGAGGCTGAGCGCTTCGTGACACTGGCCGCGCCCGATGAACAGGACGCCCTTGACTATGAACTGGTGCGCACGCCCACCACGGTGCGCCTGATCCGCGATGTCACTCCTGGCGGACGTGTTCGCGTGCTGATGACCTCGCTGCTCGATCGCCAGCGCTATCCGGCTGCCACCTTCGGGGCGCTCTACCATCAGCGCTGGCGCATCGAGGAAGCGTTCAAACGGCTCAAGCACCGGCTGCGGCTGGAGGCCGTCACGGGGCTGGACTACCTGGCGCTGCAGCAGGACTTCGGCGCAAAAACCGTCGCCGACAACCTGTGCACACTGCTCAGCGATCTCGACGATGCGTCTCACGATGACGCACCTGCCAGCCGTCCTGACCGTGTTTATGCGCTGGGTGCCCTCAAGCCGATCCTCGGCGCGTGCCTGCTACGGATTGAACACTGCCTGAACCTGCTGCCCAAAGTCATGCCGGCCATCCACCAGGCCCGATGTCGTATCCAGCCCTCGCGCTCTTACCCACGACCGCCCAGAAAAGCCAAGCCCCATCACCATCTCGCGTACAAGCTTGCTTGA
- a CDS encoding flagellar hook-length control protein FliK encodes MSLLSQVGSLLGSASSTSTSAAMAAAANTKPFSQTLQQSIDLQNNAAAQSANKPPASSSSSSSSSSSSSSSSASSASSSSVHDAPPPPDPSTKSQNTASGNTNNSNSTSASSSGSSSASSSASSANSQQASTGNTNATPPKSGNTTTQTGAGTAAAAAAAQAQAQALAQANANSATDAATADPAAALTDAATTLSGTGTGTDTTTGGTSGKKTGATDSKSEQDALQAALAALANGQGVVPAQALASAAANAATAAGGLGAGTCNGLQGSADGKTLAAGLFGDGKGSGASKAALTAAATTVADSSAAATAAADALTAAAAGGAQADDLASFKSAADAATAALAAGQAAASAASTTAAVQTTGNAGAAEAANALSPPVGTTDWEDALSQKVVFLSNAHTQSAELTLNPKDLGPLQVVLQVADNHAHALFVSQHQQVREAVEAALPKLREAMESNGIGLGSASVSDGFARQGGQPSSGQSGGNGSGAAGAFAGGTGGDSDSDSVGANVAVRRSVGLVDTFA; translated from the coding sequence ATGTCGCTTCTTTCACAGGTCGGCTCGCTGCTCGGCTCTGCCAGCAGCACCTCCACCAGCGCGGCCATGGCCGCTGCGGCAAACACCAAACCGTTCTCGCAAACGCTGCAGCAGAGCATCGACCTGCAAAACAATGCGGCCGCGCAGAGTGCGAACAAACCGCCGGCTTCGTCGTCCTCTTCGTCTTCGTCGTCCTCTTCGTCTTCGTCGTCCTCCGCTTCGTCGGCTTCATCGTCGAGCGTGCACGACGCACCGCCGCCGCCTGATCCTTCGACGAAGAGTCAGAATACCGCGAGCGGCAACACGAACAACAGCAACTCGACGAGCGCGTCCTCATCCGGCTCGTCGTCCGCTTCGTCGTCGGCCTCATCGGCCAATTCGCAGCAGGCCTCGACCGGCAACACCAACGCGACGCCGCCGAAGTCCGGCAACACGACCACGCAGACCGGTGCGGGCACGGCAGCAGCCGCGGCCGCTGCTCAGGCGCAAGCGCAGGCTCTAGCTCAAGCCAACGCGAACAGCGCCACCGACGCGGCGACCGCTGATCCTGCCGCGGCGCTGACCGACGCCGCTACTACTCTGTCCGGCACGGGAACAGGCACGGACACCACGACGGGGGGCACCTCGGGTAAAAAAACTGGCGCGACCGATTCGAAGTCGGAGCAGGACGCCTTGCAGGCGGCGCTGGCCGCGTTGGCGAACGGCCAAGGCGTGGTTCCGGCGCAGGCCCTGGCGAGCGCGGCGGCGAACGCTGCGACGGCGGCGGGTGGTCTGGGTGCTGGCACGTGCAACGGACTCCAGGGATCGGCGGACGGCAAGACGCTTGCGGCCGGCTTGTTTGGCGACGGCAAGGGATCGGGCGCGAGTAAGGCCGCGTTGACGGCGGCGGCCACGACGGTGGCGGATTCATCGGCGGCAGCGACGGCTGCGGCTGACGCGCTGACCGCGGCGGCTGCGGGTGGTGCGCAGGCTGACGATCTGGCGTCGTTCAAGAGCGCGGCCGATGCCGCGACGGCGGCGCTGGCAGCGGGGCAGGCCGCGGCGAGTGCCGCGAGTACGACGGCGGCTGTGCAGACGACGGGTAACGCGGGTGCGGCGGAAGCGGCGAATGCGTTGTCGCCGCCGGTGGGCACGACGGATTGGGAAGATGCGTTGAGTCAGAAGGTGGTGTTTTTGTCGAATGCGCATACGCAGAGCGCTGAGCTGACTTTGAATCCGAAGGATTTGGGGCCCCTACAGGTTGTGTTGCAGGTTGCCGATAACCATGCACATGCGTTGTTTGTTTCGCAGCACCAGCAGGTGCGGGAGGCTGTCGAGGCAGCGTTGCCGAAGCTTCGCGAGGCGATGGAGTCCAATGGCATTGGGCTTGGGAGCGCTAGTGTTAGCGATGGGTTTGCCCGGCAGGGCGGGCAGCCTAGTTCTGGGCAATCCGGTGGGAATGGCAGCGGGGCTGCGGGGGCTTTTGCCGGTGGCACTGGGGGGGATTCGGATTCTGACTCTGTCGGGGCTAATGTTGCCGTGCGGCGTAGTGTGGGGTTGGTCGATACGTTTGCTTAA
- a CDS encoding flagellar FliJ protein, giving the protein MANHFPIKTLIGLAQDDVDAAAQRLGRAQRERNDVQSQLDSLIQYRDEYHARFTATAQTGMPAGNMRNFQAFIDTLDAAIEQQRNLLVTANTRVEAAKPDWQRQKQKLGSYEVLQARGEAAEAKTMARRDQRDSDEHAARILRMRAEGV; this is encoded by the coding sequence ATGGCGAATCACTTTCCGATCAAGACCCTCATCGGCCTGGCCCAGGACGACGTCGACGCCGCCGCACAACGTCTGGGCCGCGCGCAGCGCGAGCGCAACGACGTGCAGTCGCAGCTCGACTCGCTGATTCAGTACCGAGACGAATATCACGCACGCTTCACCGCGACCGCCCAGACGGGCATGCCCGCCGGCAACATGCGCAATTTCCAGGCATTCATCGACACGCTCGATGCCGCCATCGAACAGCAGCGCAACCTGCTGGTGACCGCCAATACACGCGTCGAGGCGGCCAAACCCGACTGGCAGCGCCAGAAGCAGAAGCTCGGTTCATATGAAGTGCTGCAGGCGCGTGGCGAAGCGGCCGAGGCCAAAACCATGGCGCGGCGCGACCAGCGCGACTCTGACGAACACGCCGCGCGCATTCTGAGAATGCGCGCCGAGGGCGTCTGA